In the Aureibacillus halotolerans genome, TTATAACCTCAGGTTGTTCTTCGTTTTCTGATTGCGTATAAAAACTAATAGAGCTAATTCCAAGCGAGGTATCAGTATGATAATTAAACTGGAAATCAAACTTTGGCTTGTATGCAACTAGCTTTTCACGAAGCTTTTCTTCATCTATTGAGGAATGATATTGATTCAGGCTGGATTTCACGAGATTCAGCTTTATTGTATCATTATTCCATACAAACAAATCTTCACTATAAGCATTATAATAAACACCGGAATGATTACCGTCGTTCATTTCTTTGGTTATATTTTTGTATTCAACTGAAAGCCGTGTCTTGCCGGTTCCATTAAAGGCAAACACTAAAATAATATTTTTTTTCAATTCAACAAGTCGCCTTGCTAGTGCCTGTACATTTTCATCTGAGATAGCACTCATTCCCCCACCTCCTCGATAGAAGGGAACAGTCCTTGCATTAAGCCTTTCTTATGGGCTTTTAGAGCTTCTATATTCTCTACTTGTGCGGTTATGCATACGTCCAATGATGAAAGACAGTCAGCGATTTGTTTTTGTTCATTTAAACTGGTGAAATCTATTGGTAATTCATGTAATACACTTCCTTTTATTCCTTTTACAATACCCCCGGTACTTTTGGAAGATAAATTATACTGAAATTTTGGTGATAGAAGAACATATTTCAGGTAAGTATTATCTAGTTTACCTTCGACGCCTCTATATTTGATGATCCTTTGTGCTAAAGCAACATTTTCGTTTTCAATTTGTGCAACATTTCCGCATGGAGCTTCTGTTGTTATTAAAACATCACCGACTTGTGGCACACCCCTTGACATGACCACATTATAGGTATTCTCGGGAATATATTCTTGTGAACACCGATAATCTAAGTATCCCATTTTTATATTTTTAGCGGTCAGCAAAAATATACCTAGATTAGATTTTTTTGGAGTTTTTCCTCTGTAATCCACATAAGATGTAACTTGTGAAAGTTTTCTCTCTTCCCACTCACCGCAACCCCTGAATTCTGGAAATCTCCATTCAGGCACAGTTTTGCCTTCGGTGGGGAATAACCTCTGCATTAAGCCCTTTTTGTGCATTTTAAGAGCTGACAATTTTTTATCCTCGGCGGTAATAAGATCGTCAAGATAGGAAAGGCATTCGGCGATTTTTTGTTGTTCTTCGTAAGAAGAATAAGGAAGAGGCATTTTCATAAAGTTCTCTGTCGATATACTGATCCTATCGTGCCTCGCTCCAGTGTTTGATACTATTTTTAAATAACTATTCCAAAGATTGGTTTTGAAATATTGCTCGTAAAATTCATTTCGAGGGTTATTAAATCGAAAAACTGTATACAATGGAGACATTATGCCCTTCCCTATTTTATTTTTGGAAATAGGGCCTACCGGTGCAGATGTTGAAATACGAGGATTATAAACGTAATCCCCCTTATCAATTACAAAATAGTTATCAATGTTGCTTTGTGTTACAATTTTTCTTTCAAAATATTCACTTTGATTTACAACGCCATCAGTAGCGGAATTTGTTAAAACTCGAGTTATAGAACAATCTTTATTTTTATCTATTATTTTAACAGCAAGTGAATTGAGAGTGGTTACTTTCCATTCTACACTTGGGTGAAACTCCGGAAACCTCAGCCACGGCACCAAAGCTTTTTTCTCTTTCTTACTCATATGCCTTTAACCCCACAATCTCACGTCCATTTGCTTGCTTTTTCAGTAACGGAATCAAATCATCCATCAATTCTAATTCTTTTTTTGTTCTGTCTCTCCAGCCAAGGCCAAGAGGCTCTAAGAGGTCACTTAACTTCTCACCATCAAAAATCATACGCTCCATTATTTTATCAACAAATGCTTGCAATGAGGACGGCTCTATATCATGTTTCTTTGCAAAAGCATTCAATTCTTTAGCTGATTTTTCCGCCTTAAATTTTTGATAGCCTTCCCTTATGGATTTTTCATCCAATCCCTTGTCTGCTTCCAAAGTGTTGATATATTCTTCTATATCTTCTCGTTCATCCATTAAATTGGAGGTTGATGATATAAGGTCAATCAACTCTTTCTTGGTCATTTTCTCCTTTTTAGGAATATCAGGATTCGTATATTTTGAAATCAGCGACATAATATAATCGTAGTCAATAATGGTAGAGGAAAACAAAACAAACTCAAAGTCGATTTGTTCGATTTCCGGCGCTTTACCCGCAATATCCTTGCCTTGCTGCGCCTTTAACCTTTGAGCAGTTTCAATATATGCTCCACGGAATGCACGCAAGTTGTCCTCAGGCATCATTTTCTCAATAATTGCTGTCTGATCTTCTTCAATATCTGTATATTGATCCAATTGCGTTTTTAGGCGCTGTATATCTTTGAATTTATCAATAAACTCTGCTCGTGCTGTATCACCCTTCAGGTTGCTTACTTCTTCCGATCTGCACTCCAACCCATGTGATACCATGAATTTTTCCAGC is a window encoding:
- a CDS encoding restriction endonuclease subunit S yields the protein MSKKEKKALVPWLRFPEFHPSVEWKVTTLNSLAVKIIDKNKDCSITRVLTNSATDGVVNQSEYFERKIVTQSNIDNYFVIDKGDYVYNPRISTSAPVGPISKNKIGKGIMSPLYTVFRFNNPRNEFYEQYFKTNLWNSYLKIVSNTGARHDRISISTENFMKMPLPYSSYEEQQKIAECLSYLDDLITAEDKKLSALKMHKKGLMQRLFPTEGKTVPEWRFPEFRGCGEWEERKLSQVTSYVDYRGKTPKKSNLGIFLLTAKNIKMGYLDYRCSQEYIPENTYNVVMSRGVPQVGDVLITTEAPCGNVAQIENENVALAQRIIKYRGVEGKLDNTYLKYVLLSPKFQYNLSSKSTGGIVKGIKGSVLHELPIDFTSLNEQKQIADCLSSLDVCITAQVENIEALKAHKKGLMQGLFPSIEEVGE